A single genomic interval of Musa acuminata AAA Group cultivar baxijiao chromosome BXJ3-4, Cavendish_Baxijiao_AAA, whole genome shotgun sequence harbors:
- the LOC135636423 gene encoding classical arabinogalactan protein 9-like — MAFHAPTLALHILLALLSTCIAQSPSASPTSSAAPPASPSIATPPAVATPPVTTPPPVATPPSVATPPPATPTMPPATAPTSSPPSPVAPVAASTSTPTAAPVPAPAAVPPSPSTSPSTSPSPTQSTSPSSGPEATAPLPSSPTGSGSRAYVHGGSKVGPLALAGAVVLLL, encoded by the coding sequence ATGGCCTTCCATGCACCAACTCTAGCGCTACACATACTCCTTGCTCTCCTCTCCACCTGCATTGCGCAGTCCCCAAGCGCGTCTCCCACCTCCTCTGCCGCACCGCCGGCATCTCCTTCCATCGCCACCCCTCCGGCCGTTGCGACACCTCCGGTTACCACCCCTCCTCCCGTCGCCACACCTCCCTCCGTGGCCACCCCACCACCCGCCACCCCGACAATGCCTCCTGCGACAGCCCCCACGTCGTCGCCACCTTCGCCAGTTGCTCCCGTAGCTGCTTCCACTTCTACTCCTACAGCGGCACCTGTGCCGGCTCCCGCGGCAGTTCCGCCATCCCCGTCCACTTCTCCATCGACATCACCATCCCCAACTCAATCAACGTCACCTAGTTCGGGTCCCGAGGCGACCGCACCGTTGCCATCGTCTCCCACCGGCAGCGGTTCGAGGGCGTACGTGCATGGAGGCAGCAAGGTGGGACCGTTGGCATTGGCTGGTGCAGTAGTGCTGCTGCTGTAG
- the LOC135634768 gene encoding PLASMODESMATA CALLOSE-BINDING PROTEIN 3-like, producing MAAAFLLLTLALALFGGSDAAWCVCRSDVSTSALQKSLDYACGAGADCSPVLQNGACYNPNTVLAHCSYAVNSYYQRKGQAQGSCDFAAAATLTSTDPGGNGCTYPATPSAAGTSSTPTSTSSTPTSTSTTTPTTFTPNTGTTGSTGGVLGGLGPSGTTSTLDGSHGGMLMRAELSSFLSALLLSSLILVSM from the exons ATGGCTGCTGCTTTCCTGCTCCTCACACTCGCTCTCGCATTGTTTGGTGGTTCAG ATGCTGCTTGGTGTGTTTGCCGGTCTGATGTGAGCACATCTGCTCTGCAAAAGTCACTGGACTATGCTTGTGGAGCTGGGGCTGACTGCTCTCCTGTCCTACAAAATGGGGCATGCTACAACCCCAACACGGTGCTTGCTCATTGCTCTTATGCTGTGAATAGCTATTACCAGAGGAAGGGTCAGGCCCAAGGATCCTGTGACTTCGCTGCCGCTGCAACACTTACCTCCACAGATCCAG GGGGGAATGGCTGCACATATCCTGCAACTCCCAG TGCTGCAGGAACTTCGAGCACCCCAACAAGTACAAGCAGCACTCCAACAAGCACAAGCACCACAACTCCTACAACCTTCACCCCAAACACAGGCACAACAGGGAGCACTGGAGGTGTGCTGGGAGGACTGGGCCCATCAGGAACAACCAGCACCTTGGATGGGAGCCATGGAGGGATGCTTATGAGGGCAGAACTGTCCTCTTTCCTCTCAGCTCTCCTGCTGTCCTCCTTGATTCTGGTGAGTATGTGA
- the LOC135581826 gene encoding F-box protein At5g39250-like produces the protein MTKDLISGEVLKAVFPLLDGEDLVSCMLVCHQWRDIARDDYFWKCVCSKRWPSICKRPPPSLSYHNLFVTFSRSQPPQPLPPSRLSFDDLEFYIDLWSEQRLVFSEAVSGTALLRGIKNPPPGIPDALKVHLDSDDYKMTMQVEPRFSLSLGRMITVSILVSRKDTHQIARIVNQSHFGYVDGNAFRALAYDYLNFAPGHPFVSGIRAWVSLLFMANNALRITDVFGIEIDFCDAASSENEVLWLLDMLDWK, from the coding sequence ATGACCAAAGATCTGATATCTGGTGAGGTTTTGAAGGCTGTCTTCCCTTTACTTGATGGTGAAGATCTAGTTTCCTGCATGCTGGTATGCCATCAATGGAGAGATATTGCCAGGGATGATTACTTTTGGAAGTGCGTCTGCTCCAAGAGATGGCCTTCCATTTGCAAAAGACCTCCTCCATCCTTGAGCTACCACAACCTCTTTGTGACCTTCTCCAGATCCCAGCCACCTCAGCCGCTTCCCCCGTCAAGGCTTTCCTTTGATGATTTGGAATTCTACATCGACCTTTGGTCAGAACAGAGACTGGTATTTTCTGAAGCTGTCTCTGGCACTGCACTCCTGAGAGGGATAAAGAACCCACCTCCAGGAATACCTGATGCGCTCAAGGTTCATCTGGACAGTGATGATTACAAGATGACAATGCAAGTCGAGCCAAGATTCTCCCTTTCGTTGGGACGGATGATCACCGTGTCCATCCTCGTGAGTCGCAAGGATACACATCAAATAGCACGAATCGTGAACCAGTCCCATTTTGGGTACGTAGATGGCAACGCATTCCGCGCACTGGCTTATGACTACCTAAACTTTGCACCAGGACATCCGTTTGTATCTGGAATCAGGGCTTGGGTCTCCCTGTTGTTTATGGCGAACAATGCCCTCAGAATCACTGATGTCTTTGGCATTGAGATCGACTTCTGCGATGCTGCAAGCTCTGAGAATGAAGTCTTGTGGCTCTTGGACATGCTTGACTGGAAATAA
- the LOC103977650 gene encoding 1-aminocyclopropane-1-carboxylate synthase 3, with protein sequence MAQMLLSMKAACNTHGQDSSYFLGLQEYENDPYDPKTNPTGIIQMGLAENQLSFDLIESWLQRHPDAAGLRRDGRVVFRELALFQDYHGLPEFKRALADLMGDLRGNKIEIDPRKLVLTAGATSANEILMFCLAEPGEAFLIPTPYYPGFDRDLKWRTGAEIVPVHCSSSNGFRITRAALEKAYQGARKRNLIVKGVLITNPSNPLGTTMNRNELDALVDFVVAKDVHLISDEIYSGTTFDSPGFVSVTEAIEGRAHVTDRVHVVYSLSKDLGLPGFRVGAIYSNNEAVVAAATKMSSFGLVSSQTQYLLSALLSDEEFRGNYTGENQKRIKQRHDRLVQGLGRSGISCLKSNAGLFCWVDMRHLLRSNTLEGEMELWRKIVYEVGLNISPGSSCHCDEPGWFRVCFANMSVETLDVAMRRLQDFVASGRAHDDGSHQRKKPILGKWMLTLSSSDHRSERGW encoded by the exons ATGGCCCAGATGCTACTCTCCATGAAGGCTGCGTGCAACACTCATGGGCAGGACTCCTCGTACTTCCTGGGGTTGCAGGAGTATGAGAACGACCCGTATGATCCGAAGACCAACCCCACCGGGATCATTCAGATGGGCCTGGCGGAGAACCAG CTCTCTTTCGATCTCATCGAGTCGTGGCTGCAGCGACACCCCGACGCGGCGGGGCTAAGAAGAGACGGCCGCGTCGTGTTCCGAGAGCTGGCTCTCTTCCAGGATTACCATGGCTTACCTGAGTTCAAGAGA GCACTGGCGGATCTCATGGGCGATTTAAGAGGCAACAAGATCGAGATCGATCCGCGAAAGCTCGTCCTGACCGCCGGAGCCACCTCTGCTAACGAGATTCTCATGTTCTGTCTCGCCGAACCCGGCGAGGCCTTTCTTATTCCTACTCCATACTATCCAGG GTTTGACAGGGATCTGAAATGGCGTACCGGCGCGGAGATCGTTCCTGTACACTGTTCCAGCTCCAATGGCTTCCGAATCACCAGAGCCGCCCTCGAAAAAGCCTATCAAGGAGCGCGAAAGCGTAATCTGAtagtaaaaggagttctgatcacCAATCCTTCCAATCCATTGGGCACGACGATGAATCGGAACGagctcgacgccctcgtcgacttcGTCGTCGCCAAGGACGTCCATCTCATCAGCGACGAGATCTACTCCGGAACGACCTTCGACTCGCCCGGGTTCGTCAGCGTCACGGAGGCTATCGAGGGCAGAGCACACGTAACGGATCGCGTTCACGTTGTATACAGCCTCTCCAAGGATCTCGGCCTCCCTGGCTTCCGGGTGGGTGCAATCTACTCCAACAACGAGGCCGTGGTGGCCGCAGCTACCAAGATGTCGAGCTTCGGCCTCGTCTCTTCCCAAACCCAGTACCTCCTCTCGGCTCTGCTCTCCGACGAGGAGTTCAGAGGCAATTACACCGGGGAGAACCAGAAGAGGATCAAGCAGCGGCACGACCGGCTCGTCCAAGGCCTTGGGAGGAGTGGCATCAGCTGCTTAAAGAGCAATGCGGGTCTGTTCTGCTGGGTGGACATGAGGCACTTGCTGCGTTCCAACACATTGGAGGGGGAGATGGAGCTGTGGAGGAAGATAGTGTACGAAGTGGGGCTCAACATCTCGCCGGGCTCCTCCTGCCACTGCGACGAGCCCGGGTGGTTCCGCGTCTGCTTTGCCAACATGTCGGTCGAGACACTCGACGTCGCCATGCGGCGGCTGCAGGACTTCGTGGCCTCCGGCCGAGCCCACGACGACGGCAGCCACCAAAGGAAGAAGCCAATCTTGGGCAAGTGGATGCTCACCTTGTCATCCTCGGACCACAGGTCGGAGAGGGGATGGTAA
- the LOC135636918 gene encoding uncharacterized protein LOC135636918, whose translation MEPQAADSGASPAAAPVQKERESIFGQVDPFLIEALENPRHRLTVLRMELDIQRFMQNPDQQQFEFQHLPTSYLRCAAHRVAQHFGLQTMALEDAVDGLGNRVVAKKTPDSKFPSVCLSELPAKVPENEIIEQVKIAIRPRSKIASPGDADHLGAKRSATRTVEERKEEYDKARARIFSGSSSPEVGGPSPPISVDGRSLFLSRDVEYQKTVEEIEKTNSKDGASRMAIFRDREKDRIDPDYDRSYERYARGLPLSQNFSMPVYSIFQPAYLYYDGGISLFGHLPMDQNNLSYNMHDPTVNAYVVGCNQKINDVVYVQWPSPTMMNSNSMYQAPFYQQDGSFQHTQNC comes from the exons ATGGAGCCTCAGGCGGCCGATTCTGGCGCCTCCCCTGCTGCAGCCCCCGtgcagaaggagagagagagtatCTTCGGCCAGGTGGATCCGTTCCTCATCGAAGCCCTCGAGAATCCTCGCCACCGCCTTACCG TTCTGCGTATGGAGTTGGACATTCAGAGGTTCATGCAGAATCCTGACCAGCAACAATTTGAATTTCAGCATTTACCAACTTCTTATCTAAGATGTGCTGCTCATCGTGTTGCTCAACACTTCGGTCTACAGACCATGGCACTAGAGGATGCTGTAGATGGGTTAGGTAACAGGGTAGTGGCAAAGAAAACACCAGATAGTAAGTTTCCATCTGTCTGTTTATCAGAACTACCTGCAAAAGTACCCGAAAACGAGATAATTGAGCAAGTTAAGATTGCTATTCGTCCGAGATCAAAAATAGCTTCCCCAGGTGATGCTGATCATCTAGGAGCTAAAAGAAGTGCAACGAGAACCGTCGAAGAGCGGAAGGAAGAGTATGACAAAGCCCGGGCCCGTATCTTTAGTGGTTCTAGCAGTCCTGAGGTTGGAGGGCCATCACCCCCTATTTCAGTCGATGGAAGAAGCTTGTTTTTGAGCAGAGATGTGGAGTACCAGAAGACTGTTGAAGAAATTGAGAAAACTAATTCTAAAGATGGTGCTTCCAGAATGGCCATTTTCAGAGACCGGGAAAAGGACCGCATTGATCCAGACTATGATCGAAGCTATGAAAG GTATGCTAGAGGACTTCCACTTTCTCAGAACTTCAGCATGCCGGTTTACAGTATTTTTCAGCCTGCATATTTGTACTATGATGGAGGCATATCTCTGTTTGGTCATTTGCCAATGGATCAAAACAATTTGAGCTACAACATGCATGACCCAACTGTCAATGCATACGTTGTTGGGTGTAATCAGAAAATAAATGATGTTGTTTATGTGCAGTGGCCCAGCCCTACAATGATGAATTCAAACTCAATGTACCAG GCCCCATTTTATCAGCAAGATGGGAGTTTCCAGCACACGCAGAACTGCTAG